Proteins from a genomic interval of Sphingobacterium sp. SYP-B4668:
- a CDS encoding universal stress protein, giving the protein MNTILVPTDFSENSKGGIRFAISMASLAEMKLLFIHVAPIMYSRDTSTEHRHLGVSTDELTSRMRDFIDSCYREINIKPHQYDVVVLEGIKADLMILDFCKMHTDIAYISISTRGASGLDKILGTNTGNIATKSVIPVLVIPHDYLPAPIHLLLYASDFQDSFDEMDRVSPFARLFDARIEMLYIDNTADDPQRITFSEVFNYPVHFRSVRKDIFKPFIEQLLAEVRIVRPDILVLFTDQHRSFLDRLFNPVLAEELAFRPPVPTLIFGKGKRD; this is encoded by the coding sequence ATGAATACCATTTTAGTCCCTACCGATTTTTCGGAAAATTCTAAAGGAGGAATACGGTTCGCCATTAGCATGGCATCTCTGGCAGAGATGAAGTTGTTGTTTATCCATGTTGCACCGATCATGTATAGTCGAGATACTTCTACTGAGCACCGACATTTGGGAGTCAGCACTGATGAGTTGACTTCGCGGATGCGTGATTTCATTGACAGTTGTTATCGCGAGATCAATATTAAGCCCCATCAATATGACGTTGTGGTTTTAGAAGGGATAAAAGCCGATTTGATGATTTTGGATTTTTGCAAGATGCATACCGATATCGCCTATATTTCGATAAGTACAAGAGGTGCGAGTGGTCTCGACAAGATTTTAGGCACCAACACAGGCAATATAGCTACAAAGTCCGTTATCCCAGTTTTAGTCATCCCCCATGATTATTTACCAGCCCCTATACACTTACTGCTCTACGCGTCCGATTTTCAAGATTCTTTTGATGAAATGGATCGTGTCAGTCCGTTTGCTAGGCTTTTCGATGCCCGTATTGAAATGCTTTATATTGACAATACAGCAGATGATCCCCAGCGTATAACATTTTCTGAAGTTTTCAATTACCCCGTGCATTTCCGCTCCGTTAGGAAAGACATTTTTAAGCCTTTTATTGAGCAACTGTTAGCGGAAGTTAGGATTGTGCGGCCGGATATACTGGTTTTATTCACGGACCAACATCGTTCATTTCTTGATCGGCTATTTAATCCAGTTTTGGCAGAGGAGCTAGCTTTCCGACCACCTGTGCCTACATTGATATTTGGGAAGGGGAAGCGGGACTAA